ATGACCGAAGAACTATTGGATACAAACACTGGATGCGTGAATAGCTCTATTGACTGTTTATGTGCtgctcattgttttgttttttaaataaagtttacatGAATTGTATCTGGCAAAAGAgccgaaacaaacaaacttaaTAGAAATACATGAAGAATATTCCGATAAGGGAATAAATGACAATTTGGAACATTCTCCATTACATATTATGTCGTACCAAAGTATTTGGCACTGAAATAACACACAGTCTTAACCGCTTGAATGCTCTAAAGGAGAACgcacaaatgtgactttttggtGGACTCTCGAAGAGATGGTTTGTCCTCACTGGCTCCCATTTTGTGCTGTTTGTCGCCGTCATCACCTTAAAACAGTGAGGATTATTATCACTAGTAGATTAATTCCAACACAGATGCTAATTCGACTTACTAGGGCGATCCGTGCTGTCGTCGGTGTCCTGtacaaaacaaatgtatttaaaaaaatatatacatatatggacAAGTTTACGTGATTGACATCTCTTACCTCTGTTACgttacttttgtttttcttcctctgCTCCAAATACCTGCAAATATGATGAACAGTGACAATGAGTCATTCATGCTGCGTTCAAAAAGGTGATAAAAGGTACAGGATGTGTAATGGGTTTTTTGcttatgaatgtgaatggtgtTTGTGAACCCTCCAATTGGCTGGTGACTCCACCTATCACGgtttgggtttaaaaaaaaggctatCAAATTGTTTTCACACATGTCTTAGtcctatttatatatatatatttaaattgaaaaacatttgggttaagctttttatttgtatataaagTGCATGTGCCCTACATCCCTCTCCAGGAAAGACtggtactttgttgtaaaagtctgatcacatCCTGGTGAGCTTGGCTACGTAATTTGCCATTTTGGtagtcacattcattcattcagcagagcataaaaattATTCCATTTGACTTGCTGCTCTGAAgctgtcaaaaaaaactttttactttttttcctctttacagAAGGACGACAATCACCTTCTACCTCAACCATGCCCTCCCACCCCGTTCAGGATGAAGCTAGTAGTGCAagattagcaagaataatgataatgatgactaATGATTAAAAACATTACACAGGCTCTAAAAAGTCATGTTTCTGcaacaaaaaaactgtcaatTTAGCCACACATTAGAAGTAACAGTAAAGGCATCACAGCTATCAATGCTCTACTAATGCAACCTCATCAGTAACATTCCCACCGTTGCAGATAGGAGTCACAGCTCCTGCTGATTTTCAGTCCATCCACTCGGCCTGATGCTCCAGATGCAATCGGCATCTCCACCGGTACAACCGCAGATTGAAGATACTTGTAATCAAACACACGGTCATTTGGATGCAACCCAGCAGTGAAGCTTGTTGTGAAGAATTCAAACATCAAACATCTccagtcttcttcttctttgcttcTCATTGGTGAGCGAGCAACAAAAACTGTAGTGTCTGCTTTGAGTTTATGTGATGGGTTTGTTGTCGTCTGCTTAGCAACAGCCAGGGGCGCTCTGAAGGGGGTTAGGGTGGAATTGGGGTGATTTTAAGAACATGTACAAACCAGGAGAtccaaatattgttatattttgttttaaattaataCTATTTGTTTCGACAAGGTAATGAAAATTTTCTACCAATCTCCACTGACAGCAGTTTTTCCAAATGATTGAAGCGTTATGGAGTCCAAAGGTCTAAGCCAGGAGaatcaaacacgcggcccgacactagtttgaggcccccgccttgatatgaaagtttaatgttagtgcggcccgcgcaagtttgatatggatgctgtatggtatcatgtacccagaaaaaattattacgtttgattaatgttcatgttaaactgttaatagttaacctccctatccgtgtggaagtggtaagtttttggctatttaagtttaaaggaaataacttgaaggctaccgtttaggtcgctagctctctagtttgcgagtcagcatgtgtctcaagaccctgcagttgcgcaaaatgttgtaaataaaaaaagtataaatgtgaatatatatgttttgtcatgtctacagggctctaataatgctttgttaattttaatctgaaaaaaatacccaccaactatatgtggtttcttaagtttttattatttgccgttttattattattattatatttatttattactgattgattgattttctttattcttgatttgttttttatttttcatcttattttgtgcagaaaaataaaaattaagttatttgagaacagtggaatgttttatcagagcttttattgtagaaaatcggaaccaaagcactgaaaaagtttatatatttttctgtttttaataaatgcgttttttttggaaaacctgttgCGGCCCAGCTTTGCCcacaccctagctccagtggccagccaggtaaattgagtttgagacccctggtctaagccaTTGAGCGGTTTCATTATTGAGCCTCTGGATTGAAAAATTATACTGGACTTATCTGAGCAGGAGAATAATCACTGAATCTTATTCTTTACTTCTCCATTATTTTACATGTACCCCAGATGTACTCAGTACACTTTGTGATAGGCatggtttaaaaataaaaaagcagcaaCATACGAAAATAACAAGTTTGAGTCATTCTCAGTAAATAACAACAAGAAAAGATGGCAGAAGCAACAAACAGAATACCTGTGAAAATTAGGTATGCAGGAATTTTATCATTGTGCTACAGCCTTGACTATGCAAACAATGGCAAGTGAAGGTATCGCTTAAGAGTGACCATACGCTTCCCTGCAATGGTGTATGCTACTAAAGGGAATATATCAGACAACTGAGCTGACTCAAGAACTTTAATTATACTTGTATTGTCCAGCTCATAGCTTCCAAGGTGCTCAAtataccaataaataaatccagGTTTACCATCAGCAACAACCACAACCTTAACCGAAATGTGGGAGGCCACCTTATGAACCTTTAGCGCCACTACAACACCCTATCATCATTTGATGCTTCACTGAGAGAGAAAGAAGTATGTTCAGCCTCAAACTGCATCGTCCACAGTGACACAAGTGGAGGATAATGTTCTCTGGAATGATGCTTTGGAGTGAGTGTTTGACCAGGAAAAGCTTCACAGAATTGATGTCGATGATTTGATATCTTACTGTCCAAGAAACAAATTGTCTCACCTGTATGGGTAGGGGCTACAACAAGTTCAATTATGTCCTTGAGGTTGAGAAGAACCTGCCAGCATTGTTCATGAAGGAGTCGcagcaaattattttttaacaattcttCTAGTCTGTCCACTTATATGGAAACTCGGCAATCAATTTGTTCAGCTCCTTTTGGTACAACGCAGTCGAAAAGAGAGTGAGTCGAATCAGAATTTATTACAGCTATACTTTGTTCCATTAGTGACAAACATTATTAGATGATGTTCCAACAATGTTTAGGACTCCTCCTTCTCGTCTCCATGTGTGATGATGTAGCAGAGAGACTTGTAGTCGATGTTCCCGGTTGGGTCGATGGGAGCCAGCGCGAAGGCCTGATCTACCTGGAAGTTAAGGTCGAGACAACGTGTGAGTGGGAATGTTATTGAAATATCTTAAATatgaccctagtgagtataagcgacatagaaaatggaaatggatggatggatgaaaaaaacTCACCTCATCTGCTGTGAATTTATCTGCCTGGTTCATTAATAACCGCCTAAATCTGTACCAGAGAAAAAGATGATTGAGCTTGAATTTAAAccaacattccaaacacatgcaaggttaattggcgactccaaattgtccatataaatgaatggttgtttgtctatacatatgtgccctgtgattggatggtgaCCAGtaaagggtgtaccccgcctctcacccgaagacagctgggataggttccagcatgcctgcaacccttgtgaggataagcggtacagaaaatagatggatggatgatgagttAATTGTCACAACTTACTCTTCCTTGTTGACGAAGCCTGTCCCATTGGGGTCAAAGAGCTTAAAGGCAGCAAGGATGGTGTCTTCCGGGTCAGTGCCTACAGGAGAACACATGAAAAATAAGGGAATATCGTAGGAACAACTTTTCAAGGTAGGTTGGCCTCACCGTTGAGTTTCTCTCCAAAGAGAGACAAGAAGACGGTGAAGTTGATAGGACCTTTGCCCTCATTCAACATTTCATCCAGCTCCTCTTCCTTCACATTCAGCTTCCCTTGACACACATGGAGAAGGGAAAGTTTTAAAGTGGTTCAATTGTATGGTTTTTATCTAAAATTATGTTGCAAGATGGGTTTTAtagtaacaaacaaacaacaaatacattaaaGACAAGCATTAAACACACTGACCAGCGGTACAGTAACCTACCTATTGCACCAGGTgggcataaaaataaatatctacACACAGTAcctgtcccaaaaaaaaacacccatagagtcccaccgcaaggcatgctgggtagcttgattgcaaaatatgttgaggaggtcatcatagaagtaaacaaggaggagTTAACATACACTTGATATCCAGGTTTTACATTGTTCGTAGTTCAtattgttgcagctggactacccagcatgccttgcgggcatttgaaaattcattcattcattcattcattttctaccgcttttcctcacgagggttgcgggggtgctggagcctatcccagctgtctttgggcgagaggcggggtacaccttggactggttgccagccaatcacagggcacatatagacaaacaaccattcacactcacattcatgcctatgggcaatttggagttgccaattaacctagcatgtttttggaatgtgggaggaaaccggagtagccggaaaaaacccacacatgcacggggagaacatgcaaactccacacagggatggccgatggtggaattgaaccctggtctcctagttgtgaggtctgcgcgctaaccactcgactgccgtgccgcccgcatttGGAAATAAGAGTTTTAAATTACATGCGATGGTTTAGTTGAGTtgtgtggatgtgttgtgtttttgttttgttgcaccgtgaacAAGTTTGTCTTTCTGCTTGATGTCACCTCTCTGCCAAAATGTTTGCCCCCCCTGCTCTAGACTATTAATTATCTCATTCCATGACCTGTCATTTACGTTAAATTGTTTACAATTAATGTGCTTCTCTTGACAATTCCTATTTTCCTAACGTACAATGATTTGATTCGATTTTCCTACAACGAGAACAGTTTTTAGCAGGGTAAAGGAGACTATACCTAGTTGTGCGTAAGTCTCCTTCAGGTCCTGTTTTTTAATGACGCCATCTCTGTCCTGGTCAATGCAGCCAAAAGCCTACAGAGAAACAACAAGAAGACCTTAAAGAAACCACAGGTTGAACCACATGAAGAGGTCCATACCTCCTTGAACTCTTGAATTTGGGACTGCTCAAACATGGAGAAAACATTGGAGCAAGACTTCTGTCCTCCTCTTTGTCTTTTATTGGAGGCTTTCTTGCTGGCCTgagcaaaaacataaacatacagaACTGTAAAGACACATCCTCTCTTTCATGCACCATGAAACCACTTACCATGTCTGCTGTACGGACTCCCAGGCCGACACTTGAGGCCGAGGTGGGTTTTATATGTAGCCTGTGTTATCTCCTGGCCTCCCATAATAACCGGTAGGCAGCACAGACCCTTACATGGCTACAACTGCTGTCCATGTGTCACAGAAGAGCTGATAAGAGGACATACAGGATTCTTGTGGCCTGGAAAATAGAGATATGCAGTCGGGGCTGGGTGTGACCCTTGACATTTGACAGTCCTCAATAATTCTTTCTTATGCgctcattgtattttttttaaaaaaggttatGACTACTATTACTACCACCCAAAATCTGGCACCCAAGTTGACTGCCCCTCTCTGGCCTTTTGGGGTATGTAGTTTCGTGCTTGTgcttatgttcattcattcattttctaccgcttatgctcacgagggtcgtgggggctgctggagcctatcccagctgtctgcgggcgagaggcgaggtacaccctggactggtcgccagccaatcacagggcacaagtagacaaacaaccattcacactcacatttgccaattaacctagcatgtttttggaatgtgggaggaaaccggagtgcccggagaaaacccacgcatgcacggggagaacatgaacggtctcctagctgtgaggtctgcgcactaaccactcgaccgccgtgtagccCATCATATTTGCAATTCATCACAATTTAAATGATCAGATTGACactttttacagaaaaaatatgtttaaaaatgacattcactacatccataaacctcttcTTTGGtcctcctctacgcctcctacctctAAATGCAggatccttctaccaatattttcagtctggcctctctgactttatctccaaggcctctaatgtgtaatgtccctctgatgtacttgttcctgatcctatccgtcctggtcactcccaatgacaacctcagcatccCCATCTctactacctccagttctgcttcctgtcttttcctcaatgGCACTGTCTCttgaccaaacaacatggctggtctcaccacagttttctatacctttcctttcattttagctcaaACTCTCTTACCCACTAAcaacattgaacattgaacaCACCTTCAATTTCTAGCTTCAGACTCATCACCTTATCAGGTCAATATGGGTAGAAAGCAGAAATGAAACTGATCACAGTATATTGGAGCAGATTTATTTACAATACAAGTATATTCACACTATTAAAGCACATCTTATTCTGTACACAAGGAATATACTTGCAAACAACAGAGGAGGAGTTATGAGGCTTATTTTAAGCTTCAAGCAACTGCCCAGCAACTCAGAAATATACAGTCTACTAATTGTTATATCACAGTGGTTTGACAGtgatctttttttgtctttgattttatcttaaaaaatatatatctccAAAAACGGGTCTTTAAAAAGGGATCGTCTTATATGCAGGGACACATTCAGGTGATTATAGGTGATGTTCTTTACAATATTAGCCACCCTATAATCACCATCTTCtggttaatgttttttttattcttcatcCTATAATTTAACTGATATGCTGGACCAGTTGCAATCATCCCCACACACCAAAAAATGAATTGTGTTATTAGACAAGAAAGCAGGACATTTCATTGAAGACAGACAGTATTCATATTTACCAGTGGCGGGCGGTCAGGGCTAGTagagc
This DNA window, taken from Doryrhamphus excisus isolate RoL2022-K1 chromosome 4, RoL_Dexc_1.0, whole genome shotgun sequence, encodes the following:
- the myl7 gene encoding myosin regulatory light chain 2, atrial isoform → MASKKASNKRQRGGQKSCSNVFSMFEQSQIQEFKEAFGCIDQDRDGVIKKQDLKETYAQLGKLNVKEEELDEMLNEGKGPINFTVFLSLFGEKLNGTDPEDTILAAFKLFDPNGTGFVNKEEFRRLLMNQADKFTADEVDQAFALAPIDPTGNIDYKSLCYIITHGDEKEES